The DNA region TGACTTGCTGCAGTTATATAGTTGAGCAGACTGTTATGTCTTTTAGAAGTATTTGTTCTCTGATGCTTTATGTCTTTAAATGAAacatttgttttctccttttattcccCTACCAGTTTCTTTCTCCTGATATGGACAGGTGTTATTAAAATTTCTTGTCATTTCACCAGTTTAACTCATAGGTTGTCCTTGTCCTTCCTCTAACCTAAAAACCTCTAAGTCCCTTGATGCACAGTGCTTGATCACACACTTGgcataacgtgtgtgtgtgtgtgtgtgtgtgtgtgtgtgtgtgtgtgtgtctgtatgttactggcatttgaactcagggtcttgacaTTTTGCTTGATTTTCCTTTCAAGACTGGCCCTTCACCACTTTAGCGACTCCCTCTTCTTCCAGGtttatttttcctggttaactggggataagaatcttagtacttttctatcctggctggctgtgaaccaccattttcagatctcagtctcctaagtagctattatTTCAGGCTTGGGCTTCCATCACCTAGTTATGACATTAAATTTTGACACACAGAGCAAGTCTCAGAGATATGATGAATGATTACTGCCAGTAGGTTGAAACCTGCAGAAGGATATATAGTAATGGGATAAGATCTGTGGGGGAGAAACTGGTCCAGCACAGATACAGTAGGAAACAGGAGGGCAATGAATTACCTCTCTAAGAGTAAACGTCCCTTTCACAAGAAAGTCTAGACAATTTTTAGCAGACTATCAAAAGCCCATCAGCcttgccttcttcttcttcttctgggtcAGGTTTTTGGGGAAGGCAGAATTCTGAGAGGTGCTGgagtggtggggggggcaggtgtAGAAAACTGCAAGTGACAATGGCCCTGCCTGCATAAGCATACCATATGTAAACTAAAAGTATTCACACTAAATTATGACTCTGGATTTGTTAAAGGGCAAGAACACCTTCCTTACCCACCTCACAGGCATTGTCAGTCAAAATGAGATGTGAGGCATGGCCAGGATATAAGTAAGTGAAAGGCAGAAGTGGCCAATTCTTGTTCTCATTTCCTGACTAATTGGAGTCCTATTCAGAATACTATTATGTAAACCTTTATCCTTAAAGTCTTCTCTATATTTTCCACTAGCAATTTCAGTTTCTGGTTGTACATTAAGAGTTTTGATCTATACTGAATTAATTTTTGTACACGGGGAAATACagggatctagtttcagtcttctactGGTGTAGATCCATTTTTCACAACACCatttgttgctttcttttctctgtcaaGAGTTTTCGACATCTTTGTCGAAAATCATATGGCTGTAGCTGTGTAGAGTTGTTTCTGgattttctcttctattccaaTGATCTACATGTTTGCTTTTTCTCCAGTACGATGTTATTTTTACTATGACTGTGTGCTGTAACTTGATCAGGTAGTGCGATACTGTTAGCATCGACCATTTTGCTTGAGATTATTTGGGTCTTCAGGGTCTTTTTTGATTACATATGAATTTAGGATTGAAGTTTTTGTTTGTGAAAAAATGGCATTAGAATTTTGTCAAGTATTGCACTTTTGGCAGTTCTCCACTTTCATAAtaatatttttgccttttttgtgctcatgggaggtcttttcattttttcataaCATCTCTTTGTTCCTGGAAAGTTTTATAGTTGTTATTGTAGTGGTATTTCATCTTCTCTATTAGGTTTACttctaaatattaaaatttctGGAGGCTATTAAAAAGGGAATTTTCCCCTAGTTTATTTCTCAGCCTTTTTGTTATTGGGATATAGAAAAACGTACtgctttgtgttttggtttttaaatCTTACTGTTCTTAGTGTTTGTGAAATCTCAGGGTTTTTTTGGTGGAGTCTTTAAAGTTTCAAGTACCAAGTCATGACTTCTGCAAGTAGGGATCATTTGGCTTTGTTTCCTCCttgtaacttttatttctttttccctcttttaaCTGCCAGACAATTCAAGCATAATATGATTGGAGAGAAttgacatccttgtcttgttcttcATTTTAGAGGAAATACTTTCAGTTTTCCCCATTTAGTAGGATTGAGCTATAGGTTTATTATATATAGCTTTTACCTTATAGAGTtatgttctctttctcttcctagtTTATCATGAGAAATATTGAATGTTatcattttttctgtatttattcaaATGATTAAATGTTTTTGTCCTTTATTCTGTTCATGTGCTATATTACTTTTGTTTATTGATTTTCATAAATTGAACTGTCCTTCCATCCCTGCAATTAAACCAACTTGTTTGTGATACctatttttaatgtgttgttgaCTTCTGTTTCGTTTAAATTTATTAGGTTATATGGGTTTAGGAATTTACTCATGTCTTCTAGATCTCTCATATtattagaataaaaatgtttgaaatctTCCCTAATAGTTCCCCAAATTTCATAGATATTTGTAGTGATATGTCCCTTTCTCATTTCTAATTTTGTTAAATtgagtattttctcttttgtttagaTTGACTAAGGGTTTTTCTGGCATTTGTGttttgggattttgtttttgtttttgttattgtttttctggtcctgggtcttggactcactgcctgggtgctgtccctgggcctttattatttttttttcaaaaggctagtagctctaccacttgctccacagctccacttctagctttattgGTAGTTGATTGGATTGACCTGGACTATGATCCTACCCTTCACATTTCCCACATAGCTGAAGTGACCAGAATGTGTTACCATGGCCAGATATTGttgagatagtttttttttttaatgatttctagttttattcaaTTGTGGTCTGATAAAACATAAGAACTTATTTCAATTTCCTTGTGTTTACTAACACTTGATTTATATCCTAAACCattatctattttggagaatgtcttAAGCtgctaaaaataaatgagtattcTGGGGTAGAATGTTCGGTAGATGCTTAAGTATATTCCCTCTATTGTAATATTGAAGTTTGGAGTTCTATGTTGACTTGTCTGGATGACAAAAGAGTTGGGTATTGAAGTGACCTTACATTCATTGTGaggtataatgtgtgtgtgtatatccaaTAGTGTTTGCTTTATCAAACTGGATGTGCCAACATTCCGTGCATATATGTTTATTAAGTTTTATATACTCCTGATGTATTTTTCAATACTAAGTGTCCTTTTTTGGTGCTTGTAACTAATTTCAGTCTGAGGTAAGTTTgttacacttacacacacacacacacacacacacacacacacacactgtggtttGTTTAAGTCTCTATTTTCTTGGAAAATCTTGTTCTGTCCCTTTTAATTTAAGCCTATGAATTTGTCAGTAAGGTATCTTTCTGGTAGGCAAAATAGTTGAGCCATGTTTCTTAACTCATTTTCCAGTCTTATGGTTGGGAAGTGAACACTATTTGAATTATTATTGGAAGTCCTGTAGTAGTTCCTGccattttattgcttttataaaTTTTCAGTTTTCTCTGCTCATTTGCTTATCCATGCCTCAAGTaattttttcctgtatttttatgAGTGTATTCATCTGTCTCTTTTGTGTATAGAATTCTTTTAAGTACACTCTGTAGTGCTGGCTTAGAGGATAtaatttcctttagtttttgtttgtcatAGGATGTTTTTATATCTGCTTCAAGCAAGAAAGATGACTTTGCTGGATATATTAATGTAGCTTCGAATTTACTTTTTTTCCATGACTGAAACACACCATTCCATGCccactttgctttaaaaaatgtttctggtAAAAAATCCTGTGCGCTAGAGGAGTGACTGAGGTGGTAAGAGTACCTGCCTAAAATCCACAAgttccagagttcaaactctgcgagagagagagagagagagagagagagagagagagagagagagacagagacagagagagacagagagagacagacagacagacagacagacagacagagacaggaaggaaggaaggaaggaaggaaggaaggaaggaaggaaggaaggaaggaaggaagggaagaaaagaatctTGCACTGCCTTAGGATGCAACCTTATTTGCAGATAGGATCACTGTAGATTTAATGGTTAAATTTAGATGAGGTGAAACTAGAGAACGATGGGTCCCAGATCCAATAGGACTGATGTTCTTATCAAAGGACAATTTGAACACTAATACTGACATCCACATAGGCCACGTGCCATGTGAAATTTTCTGGGATTCTATTACatgccaagaaaagcccaaggcTCCCAGAAATAGGCTGAAAAGAATGCAACAGATTCTTCCTTAGACCTTCTGGCTGGCATGAACCCTCTTGGCACCTTAATCACACTTCTTGAATCCTGTATGTAATGTGCAGcaagaattttctctttttgaacCTCCAATCTTCTAACATATACCTTCATACAAATCCCCATGGATTTACTCACAAGCACAGCGTTAGATTTATACACATGGACTCATGTACTCAGTGTTATTGATACATACCAAATTATTCTACTATCACACATATCTATGTACACATATTTACTCATAAAAATACATGTACTATCACACACATTCATTCACACTGATGGTAAAGAAATACTCAAATAGACAATAAATGCATTCACACACTATCTCGCATACTCACACatactgaaacatattgaaaAACATAATACATTCACAGTCATTAGCACATATTCACAAATAACTGACAGGTTCATACACAATATCCACTGTCTAACGTAAGCTAATATAATATCCACTGTTATTCAATTGGTAGGTCAGAAGtttatacattttcatacatCTTCTCATACTTGTTCACATACAAGGGATGAGATTGACACTCCAGATGTGCCGTGAGTTCTACCAGCACTAGTAGCAAACCTGGGCCATTTGCTTCAGTCTGATGACACCCATTCTCCCTTTAATGTTATGCCCACTTACTTCTGAAGAGCTCCCTTGTACCTTTGTGATTCAGCTATGATTAACTACACCTACCAATGCCCTGTGAACTGCCAACTTGCTAAGCTAGGTTTTTTTTAATCCGAATCTATAAACCACTGTCGGAGTCATGAGCACTTCTGCAGTTAGGACACACACTCCATATCCCTTGGGAACCTTGCCCTACATATTCCTCAATGTTAGCTCAGGtgctttttgtttgattgttgttattttggatggtcctgggtcttgaattctgggcctgggcactgtctctgagttccttttgctcaaggctaacactgtaccacttgatccacagcatcacttctagctttttctgtgattaactgttGATAACAGTCTTgtgactgccttcaaactgtgatcctcagatttcagcctcttcagtagctacaattacaggcatgagctaccagtgcctggctagcctCGGTGCTCTTGACACCTCAATCCAACCCAACCCATCCAAGCAGAGGCAGGACACAGGGAGAACATTAGTGAAATTTATTGAATTTGCTGAAACCATTGAGGAAAAGGAGGTGAAAGCAAAGACAGGAACTCCCCACAGCTACTAGGAGCCATAGACTCTGGGACCTACTCCTGATGAGTTGCTTCATTTGCatatcctacacacacacacacacacacacacacacacacacacacacacacacatcccccacACACAGTCCTTCTTGCCATGTTGTCCTTGCTGCAAGCCCCACATTTGCCTTTTGTCAGGGACAATGGTCTCTGGCAATGTCCACTGTCTTCAGGATCACTTGCTGTTTGGGTTGGCCCTGCCTATGGTCAGCACAGGACAATTCTGAGATGCTGGAAAGAACAGCAAGGACTCACTTCCACCAAACAAAGGAAACTCAGTCACAACTAACAACAGGAACATAACATCAAAATAATGTCACCAGACCCCCACTAATCTCTGGTCCAGGTCTTCTTGCCCAAGTTTAAAGTCAGGTCACTGGAAGGCCACTCCTTTGTCATCCATGCTTCCTGATGGCTCCTGAGACTGGGCTTGGGGCTTCTGGGGCATCAGTTTTCAGAGAAGAACATAatccacacatgtgcacacaggtCCACACGAACTAGTGGCAGGCAGCAGGCTAGATCTATAGCAAGAAAGCAGAGGTTGAGCTGCTGGCACTGGACAGTAGCAAGCGGAGCCTTGTGTGGCACAGGAGGAAGCACATGTCACATGCCCAGGCATAGAGGTGGCTGCCCAGTGGGCTAGGACCTCTGCCTGGGATTCATACACACTTCATGCCTTTGCACCGGAGAAGTGGTTAGTATGTGGGGGCAGTGGTGGTCATTGCTTGACAGGTGGGGTAAATACAGGGCTTTTAGGTAAGGGTGGGCTTTTCCACGATAGGAAGTAGCCTATCTGGGGCTGGTACGTGGAACTGGGATGGGATCCGCCACTGGGGAGAGGCGTGCAGCTGGCAGTTTATGATCTTCAGGCACCCTCATGTAGGCTGGTGTCTTACAGATGCCTCCAGCTCAGCCACCCGAGTTGGCAGGGTTTGAACTGGTCTTGGCCTTATCAGCTGCTGAGTTGTAACTTGCCATGCCAGGCTCCGGTACTCCCTGTGCGCTATCTCCGGTTCTCCAGCCTCCTGcaggaacaaaaagaacaaaacaaccccaccccaagtcctcccttcctccaccacCTCTGTTAGAACAAAATCTGCCCGGCACTCCCACTCACTCCCATGGCAGTGCTACAGAAGTGACCCAAagagctccccccaccccgtgcccacTTGTAGTGTGTCCTGAATGTTGGGTGTCCTTCCCATACAGCCCTGTGTGCTGTAGGGGAGGAAAGTGCCTCTGGGTGTCTGTGGTCTCCCAGGGCCTCTGGGTCCAGGGACCCAGCCTTACTCACGAAGGGGCTTCAGGATACTGCCCTCCTGGGGTTTCCCAAGAGCAGTGTACATGACCCTGAAGATAGGCTGGAGCCTGCGGGGTCTTCTCTGTCCTGCAGTACTGGGTCTTTCTGGCTTGGGCTGCCCTGACGCAGGCTTCTTCTTCTGCCCAGTGCGACGTGATATTTAATGAGCAGGCTTAAATCAGAGCTCCCATGGTGGACATGTGGAGGTGGCCTCGAGACTGGGTTGACACCCAGACCACAGCCCCCAGCTTCACCATCTGTGGCCTCTGCTTCACTGAGGTTCACAGTGGAGTTCTTGGTGCTTTCTGGGCTGGGTGTGTCAGCTTCCTGCATGCATTTCTTGCACTTCATGGAGCTCTTGTATGTGGCCTCCACAGCGTTGGGTGCATTTTGGTCTTGGTTGGTGACAGTTGGTGAAGGGTGAGGGGGTCTGGCTTGGGCCTGGCTGTCCTGTCTTCCTGCTCCCTCAAGTCTCCTGCTATTTGTCTGGACTATGCCTTTCCATTTTTTCAGTATGTCTTTTGTCTGCTTAACCTGTGGTAAAAAATTATACCTTGTTCTCTGACCTTGGACTTGGGTTGGCTCTTGTCTCAAGCCCAGCTTCCGTTTCCCAACTTTCTACTTGCAGCCTGCTTCTTCTGCCTCACCAAGAGCAAGTTGGAGGGGTTGAAGCACTGTACCCTGATGTGGCCATCTTCTCCACAACTGTAACAGAATGTGTGGTGGTTCCGGTTGCCTGCACCTCGAGAGCCACCTCTCAGCATACTGCCCTTCCAGCCTCTGCTGCCCCTCTGGTTACGGCGATGATGTTGGGAGCCCTGGGGGCCTTGGGAAAGCCAGGTCTGACCGCTTTGCTCAGAGGCGGAGAGAGAAGGCCCGAACTCACTGATTGTGCCTGAGGGTCTTCGAGATAATTCCACAGGTTGCAGGAACTCCCTGTCTGGACCCACGGTGGcctcccactcctcctcttcACGCAGGAACTTCACCAGGGCCAGGAAACCTGGTGGCTTCTTGCGCTGATTCATCAGCTTAAGCTTGTCTCGAAGTTTGTCAGTAAGAGTGGCTCCGTCTAAGATTTGTTTCAGGCGAGTTTGATTCACACTCTTCCGTggtattacatttttttcaatagCTTTTTGTAGCAACGGCTCCAAACGTAGCACGAAGTTGGAGACTTTCTCTCCTGGCTCCTGGTAGGCCTCAGCAAATTTTATCTGAGCCATCCTCCCATTCTCTACAGGCCCAAACACCTGCTGCAGGGCCTCAAGGCACTCTTTTACAGTGATGCCAGGATTATTGGCCCGCAGCACACTGATCACCTGCAGAGCAGGACCTCGAAGGCATTCTATGAGCCTGCGCCTCTTTTCCATCTCAGGCACTTGCCACATTTGTAACATGTCCGTGGTGTGCTCAAACCAGGCCTCAAAGGCTGACATCCCTGGGACAGGTGTGGTGTTTCCAGAAAACACTCTTAGCTGTCGGTACAACATTTGCTCTAGCAGAGGCTGAACTGTTATCTCCAGGGTCTGGGTCCAGTTCCAAACTTCtgggttaaaagccagcctaggagcAGAATTAGTATAGGACCCGAGGATTCTATTAATGTCAGACACCGTTCTTCGCTCTTCGTCTAACAGGTGGTTTAGTCTATTAAGAAATTCACCATCTGAATTAGGAGGTTCTACAATCACCTCCCAGGGCCCGTCCTTGCCTAGTATTTCTCTGGGGACCGAAGCGCAGTCAAAATCTTCTGCAAATTCCAGTAGACAGGCCTTGGCATTCTCCTCCCTTCTAAACATCCTACCGATGACCCTGTATCTTCCCAGGTGCCTGAGAGCCAAGTGCACAGTGTCCTCAAACTCATCCTCACTACAGTCCTCGGGAATGCCGAGGATTAGCATGGATCGCTGGCTGGTCAGATGCTCCCCTCTACACCAGTCCTGCAACAGGCTCAGTGGCATGTTTGAAACTTGAGCGGGTTCTAATTGGTGTGGAAACACAAAACTTCGAGCCCAAAGTTCCCGTGCGGGTCTGCACTGCCTGTGAATGCGGAGGGGGTGAGAGCGCGGTGAACGCCCGCCCTgcagcccaccccagccccgtgCCCCCCAGCTCCGGCGCCGGCTCCTCTCCGCGGGGACCCCAAGGCGGCCTTCCACCGCCCCCTGGTCGGCCGcccctgcggggcggggcggagcgggtgGGGTCGGGTCGGGTGGGCGTCGGTGCGCGCCCCGAGCCCGGCGCCCCGCGCTGCCGCAGTGGGTGGGGGCGCGGCGCAGGGCGGCTGCCCGGGTCCCGCGGGGGCGCACGCctcgcccccctcctcccgcgagccggcgggcgggcgggcgggcttgGCGGGTACCTGGTCCTGGGGCAGGAGCGTCGCGGCCCGGGTCCGTGgcaggcgggcggcgggcggcgggcggcgggcggcgggcgcgcaCGCTCGGGGCTGGGCTGGCGGCCCCGGTGGGTGTCGCGGTGCGCGTGCGTCCTGCGCCGGTGCGCGCTCTCCGGCTCGCTCAGCGCGTCTGGCGGCGGCTGTCTGGTTCCGGCACGTGGGCCGGGGCGCCCGCGCCTGCTCGCCACCACTCTCTGCAGTGCggactcggggcggggggggcggaggcGGCGGAGCCCGGACCCCCCGCGTCGCCCTGGAGACCGCCGGGCCATTGGTGCGCACGGGTCACGGGACCGGGCGGCTGtgcccgccgccaccgccgctgcgggccccgggggccccgggtGACATCACCGGCTCCGCGCCACGCCCCCCTCGCCGGCAGTCACAGGTGCCCCCACCCCACGATCCACGCCCCCCTCGCCGGCAGTCACAGgtgcccccaccctgccccaaccCTGCGCTCCGATCTGGGACGCgaccctccggccccgccccgccccaccccgcccggaCGTGGGATGCGCACTTGTTGGAGTCTTGCCTGGCCACGGAGTGATAGAGTCCTGCACCCAAGGCCACCAGCAAACGATCAGAGGTGTGGCCAGCGGCTGGGAACAGGCACTCTGACAGTTTCTCAGCTACCCTTCAGTCCAACCCCACTCACTAAAGCCCCAGTCCATGAACTCGGTGCACAGAGCTCACCTGCCCTGAgcggtgtggggggaggggggggaaagtCCCCCAGATGAGATCCCACAGCTGCTCACATGGGTTCATGCTCTACTGCCCTTCTCGCTAGAAGACAGGAACTGCAGGCAGGCCTGGGCCTGCAGTGGCGCCACTGTGGAAGCAAAACAACTTTGCTGCCCTGGGGCCACTGTCCCGGACACAGAGGGATGACCTATAGCTCTGGTTTGCATGACCCTTTCCCTTTCTGCACTACAACACAAGAGTGCTGCACTCCATTTGTACTACTCAGATGGAAAGGCGCACACAAGCTGCTGCTCTCTTAATACTCAACCCAACACCTTAGGCCTGGTTTTTCCTACAGTCTGTGAACCTACTAGTTCTTTGTTTGGTGTTAGGGATGCAACTGGATGAGGGAGACAGGACTCCCCTAGAAGCACACTACCATTCACCTACTATGTTCTTTGTGATCATGCATGCTTTGGCGGCATCATCCCAGCTTCCCGAGAGCAGGGCTCTGTCCCTTTCCCAGCCTCACCAGGACTGTGTGCTTGTTGCTCACACAGGAATCACCCATCCAAACAGGTCATGGAAACCACCTTGTATAGCAATGTGACACAAAACTGTCCACGGGACTTGTGCCCCATCCTGGGATCTTCAGACTTCTGTTTGCTGTTGTTCTGTCTGTTGTCACAAATCCAAAAGCAATGATGCTTGAGGACTTTTCCTTGGTTACATTGGATTCTTAATCTCTTTAG from Perognathus longimembris pacificus isolate PPM17 chromosome 28, ASM2315922v1, whole genome shotgun sequence includes:
- the Pnma3 gene encoding paraneoplastic antigen Ma3, coding for MPLSLLQDWCRGEHLTSQRSMLILGIPEDCSEDEFEDTVHLALRHLGRYRVIGRMFRREENAKACLLEFAEDFDCASVPREILGKDGPWEVIVEPPNSDGEFLNRLNHLLDEERRTVSDINRILGSYTNSAPRLAFNPEVWNWTQTLEITVQPLLEQMLYRQLRVFSGNTTPVPGMSAFEAWFEHTTDMLQMWQVPEMEKRRRLIECLRGPALQVISVLRANNPGITVKECLEALQQVFGPVENGRMAQIKFAEAYQEPGEKVSNFVLRLEPLLQKAIEKNVIPRKSVNQTRLKQILDGATLTDKLRDKLKLMNQRKKPPGFLALVKFLREEEEWEATVGPDREFLQPVELSRRPSGTISEFGPSLSASEQSGQTWLSQGPQGSQHHRRNQRGSRGWKGSMLRGGSRGAGNRNHHTFCYSCGEDGHIRVQCFNPSNLLLVRQKKQAASRKLGNGSWA